TCATCTGCTCGTAGGGCTCGCTGCGGCGGGTATTGGCGCGCTGGATCTCATCCACGCTGATGCCGACGCCGACAAGGGCCGGGTTGCTGGCGCTGGCGCCGAGCTGCTTGAGACGCTTGCCGACGACTTTGATTTTGAAGTCGCCGGTGCAGCTGCGCCTGCCGGGTGCGCCGTTGGCCATGCGGACGGGGATGCCGATGGAACGGGAGCCTTCGCGGGTCAGACGGCCGTAGAGGGTTTCGGTGCTGCCGTTACGGCGGGTGCGGTGGAGCTCCTCGATCGTGATCCCGTGAGCGGCGGCGAAGGGGGCCGCGTGCTGGCGGAAGTAGGTGATCGTTGCGGGGTCTTCGGAGTCCTCTCCGACGTTGGCGAAGAGGAATCGGTCGAAGTCGATGCGGCCTTGTGTGGCGAGGACGAGGCAGGCAACGGACTGGACGCCTCCGCCGAAGGAGAACACGCGCAGGGTGTCAGGTGTCGTGGTCATCACTGGCCCGTCCGGTTGTGAGCGGACCCGTGGTTCGCGGCGTAGCCCTCGACCAGGGCCTTGACCTGGCTGTCGCCCGTGGCGGTTGCCGAGGCTCCGCAGTGGCAGACGGCCGAGCCGGTGGCCGGGGTGTTCGGAGAGGGCTTACTGACATGGAGGCCAGGGCGGTCCGGGGTGGGGGTCAGGTTGGTCATGGCGCTCAGGCCCCGATCCGGGTGTGGGTGCGGGCGGCGGTGGTGGTGTGGCCGGTGCCGCGGCAGGCGGGGCAGTTCGCGGTGATGGTCTGGCGCTGCCCGTCGGGGGTGGTGTGGCCGGTGGTGATGGTGACGGTGGGGAAGCCGTCGCAGTGGCCGCAGATCAGCCGGGGCGGGGTGTGCTGGGGCATGATGGGATCTCCCTTTCGGGTCCGTTGGATCGGGAAGGGGTGGGCGCCCGGGGCGGCGGAAACTTGGCGGTTGAGGCCGCCCCGGGGGCTGTCAGCGGTTGTTCGGGCGGTTGAGCAGCGAGCGCAGGACCACGGCGCACAGGGCGACGGACGCGGCGGTGATCGCGGTCGCCAGGAGCATGGAGACCAGGACCGTGCCGATGATCAGGACCATGGCAGTGCCGCCCGCGGCGGCGACGAGGAGCGATCCCGGGGTGAGCTGAACGGCCGGCCGGGAGACCGGAGCGGCCGGTGCGGGCGCCGGAGCCGGGGCGGCGCTGGGGCTGTCGTGGCAGGTGCAGGCCGGAGGGTGCACGAGGCCGGTGAGCGGCGGGACCAGGGACGTGCCCGGGATGGGGGCGGTGTCCGGCGGCGGGATCTTCGGGGTGAACACGGTTCCTCCTGTCAGGGGTTGCAGCGGTGGGTGCGGGCGGCGAGTTCGGCAGCGGAGCGGTTGAGGTAGTCGGCGGAGAAGTCGCAGCGGGGTGCGGTGCAGGCGGCGACGTGCTTGGTGCGGCCCCGGCCGTCGTAGTAGGTGCCGACCTGAACGGGGCCGAAGCGGACCACGTTCGTGAAGCGATTCGGACGCGGCATGACGTGAACCTCCTTGCGGATTATGCGAGTTGGGCGGTGATGGCATCGGCGAGGTGTGCGGGTACGCCGAGGCGGGCGCGCAGGGTGGCCGCGTCGATCCGGGCACCGGTCGCCGCCTGGTGGGAGTCGGAGAGCTTCTGGGCGTGGTCGAGCAGAGCCGGAGGAACCGTCACCGCCGGAGCCGGGGGTGGAGCGGGCTCGCCGGATGAAGCCGCAGGGAGTTCCGGGGCCGGTTCGGGAGCCCGTTCCACCGTCACGTCCGCGGCCGGTTCAGGCGCAGGAGCAACCGGCGGTGCGGGCACCGGAACGGGCTCGGGGTCAACCTCGGGCGCGGCGGTGGGGGCGTGGACGAGGAGGGTGCCGCCGAGGAAGGCGAGGGCGGGCCATCCGGCGACGAGGATGCGGAGCCAGGCCGGAACGTCGTTGAGGTTGAGGAGTCCGGCGGTGGCGACGTTCGCGCCGAGCGAGGCGGCGAGGGCGATGATGAACCAGGCCCAGGCGGCGCGGTTGTCGGCGGTGGTGCGCATGCGACGCCAGGCCGCGACCAGGAGCAGATCGACGCTGATCGGGTAGGCCCAGGCTTTCCAGCCGTCCTGCCCGGCCGCTTCGGCCAGGTCATGCAGGTGCGCGAAGGACAGAGCACCAGCGATCACGGCCTGGACGAGCACGGCGTCAATGCGGATGCGGGACACAGGGGTTCACCTCCTTTCAGGGGTGGGCCGGTGCCGGGCGGGGATCGAGCCGCCGCCGGGCACCGGAGCGGGGAGGTGTGGTCAGGCGTCGGGGGCGGTGCCGGAGCCGAGGCAGTTGAGGCAGAGGCCGTCCTGCTGGCCGACCGGGCGGCGCTTGCGGCCGACGCGAACCGTGGCGGCGACCATCCCGGACCCGTCACACGGCGAGCACACGACCGGGGCGGGCGGGGCGTTCTTCTGGGGCTTGGTGGTGGTCCGTCGAGGTGCCATGGCAGTGGTTCCTTCCGGTTCCGGGCATGGGCGGGGTAGGGACCTGGCGCGAGACAGTCACGCCAACTGGCTTTGCAGGGAGGGGAGTTAGCTGGTTGCCGGGCGGGGCTTGAGGAGCGGCGAGCCCGGGGCCGGGGCGGTAGAAACGGCCGGCCGGAACGGTGCCAGAGCGGCAAGGTGCGGGGTGAGGTGCGCGTACTCGTGGCAGATGGCCACGGCTTGGGCGGGGGTCATGGCGGGCGTGCGGATGCGGGACCAGCCGCCGGAGGAGTCACCGGCCACCGCGACACCGGGACGATCCGGCGGGATGGTGGTCGCGGCGAAGACCGCTTCCGGGGCGATGTCCCCGAGAGCCATCTCGGCGGTCTGCTTGTCGTTAACCCGGTGCACCACACGCCCGGTGAGCTGAGCCCGCAGAGCAGTGGCGCCCTTGCCGAGGTCGGAGCCGAAACGCTGCCCACAGACCTCCAGGAAGATCCCGACCGCGCGGGCCATCTGCGCGAGCCGGATCATCCGCATCACCATCCGGTCCCGCCGCTCCTCGTCCTTCTTCACGGCCACGAGGAAGAGTTCCGCGACCTCGTCCACCAGGACGACCAACGGCACCGGCCGCACCTTCGCAGGCAGACCCCACAGGTCCGAGACACCATGAGAGCTGAGGAGGTCAAAGCGCTCCTCCATCTCACCCACGAGGGCTTCCAGCAGCCCGTCAGCCTCGTCCGGGGTGATCGCCAGAGCGGAGAGGCGGGGCGCGTAGCCGCGCTGTTCCACACCCCGTTTGCAGTCGATCCCGACCAGACCGACCGGAAGCTTGGCCAGGCCGGAGATCAGGTTGCGCTGATACATCGACTTGCCCGACTGGTTCGCACCGACCGTCAGGGCGTGCGGGACCTTCTGATAGTCCCGGACGAACGCCGAACCGTCCTCCCTCAGCGCCACCGGCACGACCAGCGGACCAGCGGTGACATTGCGCGGGAGGCGGCGGGGCATCTTCACGCGGCGCAGGACGTCGTAGCCGGTCATCCGCAGTTCCACGAACCCCGGCTTCACCTCCACCACGTGGACCGAGTGGACGCCCCAGGCGTGGCGAAGCCGTTCGGAAGCGGCGGACACGCCGGCAGGCTCCAGACCGGCGGGAAGGCGAAGCGTCGCCCGCATGCCCGTGGTGGAGTAGCGGACCCGGCGGACCTGCGGGGGAACGGGCTGGACTTCCTGGCGGGCCACGTTGCGGACCATGAACGCCCTCAGGCGAGACGGCTGGACCGTCAGCCCGCACACATCCATCGTCGCCCGATACGTCACCGAGAACCGGACCCGGGCGACCGGGGCACCCACCAGCGACCAGAACACCCGCGGAGACCGGGCCTTCGCGTAACCGAGGCCACCGGCGGCCGATAAGGCCCCCGCCACCTCGATCACCGTGGACAGGTCCGACATGATCAGGCCCCCAGCGGGGTCACAGCGACCGCGCGGAACGAAATGCCGTGCCGAGTCTGGCCGTTGAAGGTGTTCTCCCAGTCCCGGGCCTTGAGCCCGACGACCGTGACCGGGGTGCCGGGGGCCAGGCTCTCCGGGACGCCCGTGTTCGGCACGGTCACCTGGTACAGGTTGCCCTCTCCCTCGTCCGCGACCAGCAGACCCACCGTCGCGAGCGGGGCACCGGTCTCCCGGTCGATCGCGATCTCACCGGTCTGCTTGCTCACGAGCTTCGGCGTCGGAGGCGTCGCCACGAACACGACAGCGGTCGAAACATCGATCTTGAAGGACGGCATGAGCTTGCTCCTCAGACAGAGGTGACTGACTTGGCTAGCCTTCTTGGCTGCATGACCAACGTAAGCAACATGGCTCGTCATGTCAACACCTGACTGTTGGCTGTCCCAATGTCGGGGCCGCCGCGTACCATCGCCCTATGACCTTCGTTCCCGATCCCCTCGACCCAGACGATGACCGGCCGCCCTACGAGCAGGTTGCGAGCAGCCTCGGAGCAGCAGTCCGGACGAGGAAGATCGCACCAGGGGAGAAGTTGCCGTCGCAGAAGGAGCTGACGGAGCACTACGGCTTCGCGCGCGCGACCATTCAACGCGCACTGCGGGACCTCGAAGACGAAAGGCTAGTGGTCTCCCGCAAGGGAAGCGGAGTCTTCGTCCGCAGCCGGACAGAACGGCCGGCGGGGCTACGCCCTTACGTAGAGCAGGCCTTTGCCTCCGCGGACGTCACCATCGACTTCGCCGGGTTCTCCAGCGAAACCCTGCACGGAGCACTGCAAGAGCCGTTGGACAAAATCCGGATCGGCAGGCTGACACCGGCAAGCATCACGGTCCGCATACTCGTTCCGGACATGGCTATCCCCCAGGCAGCTCCAGTCCGCCGTGAGGACTGCGGAGATGATGAACGGCTCCGGTCCCGCATGCACGACATCATGGTCGGGTACGCCCGCAGCATCCGTGACTCAATGGCGGAGTTGAGTCACCTGGGCTTGGTCCCCGAGACGAGCGTTGACGTGCGAGTCCACAGTGGTACGCAGTTCTTCAAGCTGTACGTGATCAATGGAGCAGACGCCTTCTTCGGCTACTACCCGATCAAGCCCAACAAGGTTGTGGCGCAGGGCGATCCCATCGAAATCTGGGACCTGGTTGGGAAGGACACCGTCCTCTTCCACCACTCCGTCAACGACAGCGAGTCGTCTAGCGGCACGCAGCAGGTCCAGCAGGCTGGAATGTGGTTCGACAGCGTGTGGAACAGCATCGCGAGGGGATTCAACCTTGATGGACACTGACGACCTGGCCGCAGCGCTTGCCAGCACTACCGTGGTGCTTTTCGACTTCGACGGCCCCATCTGCGATGTGTTCGCGGGGCGCCCGGCGGACCAGGTTGCAAGGGACCTCACCGAGCTTGCAACCGAAAGCAACCCGGAGCTGGAAGGGAAGCTGTCCGGCATCGATGACCCTCTGGAGGTCCTGCGGCTGACGCACGAAGCGGATGATGCCGCTGGACTGGCAATCGAGAGAGCGCTCACCACAGCCGAGGTAGAGGCTGTAGGGGTGGCTGGAGACCCGGTTATCGGGGCCGTTGCCTCTCTAAAGGCAGTTCGAGCGTCGGGGAGGGGAGCGGCGGTGGTGAGTAACAACTCCGCGGAGGCCGTCAGGGCATTCCTTGATCGACATGGGTTGTCGGAACACGTGCTCACAGTCGTTGGAAGGCCCGAAGGGCATCCGGAGCTGATGAAGCCGAACCCTCACTTGCTGATCGCAGCGGCTGAACGTTTGGACGTCGACGTCTCCTTGTGCGCCTTGATCGGCGACTCGCTGACAGACATCCAGGCCGCCCACGCGATCGGCAGTACAGCCATCGGCTTCGCCAACAAACCGCGCAAGCACCAACTCTTCGTCGAGGCAGGAGCCGAAGCGGTTACCGACTCCATGCAAGCCATCGCCCAGGCGATCAGCCCCCAGCCGGGCACCTGAATACTCGCGTCGCCCGGAGTTGTTACAGGTTTCTCTACCTCATCAAGGCACCCGGCTGCGCTCCGCTCCGCCGGGCGCGCTTCCCGGCTCTGGCTGCGCCCGCGCTCCTGCCTTCGGCCCGCTCGGCGCTGCCGCCGCCGACGCGCGCCCGCAGTGGATAGGCCCGTAGGGCATGAGACGAGAACCAAGCCCGCGGCTCCAAGACGATGCCTCCGGCGGGGGCGCTCAGACTCCGGGATGGACGGGGCACCGTTCGCGAGTGCCGGCCGGAGCGGGGCGAGCGTCGTGGGGCTCCCATCCCGACCACCTTCGACCCAGGCAGAGCCGAGCGGTCGCGGCCCAGGGCGTCAAGGTCGTTCGTACAGTGGCGCGCTCCACCTTGACGCCCTGAACCACGACCGCTCCACGGTGTGTGGGTCGAAGGCGGACGGGATGGGAGCCGGGGCGGGTGGTGGGTTGGGCAGGTTATGGGCGGCTGCGCGGATTCAACAGCCGCTTGATTGTGCCCATGCGATTCCACTTCTCGTGCTTCTTCAAGTCTGCGATCAGCTCGGGAGCACCTGGTAGCGGCTTCCAAGTAGCCCTGCCTTCGACAGCTCCGAGCGCTGCGCGGGTCAGGATGTCGTGCTTCCTCCCCAAGGCGGCCAACACCTGCAGAGTGGCGTCCATGTCGTCGGTGCCGATTGGGTGGGTGACCGGAAGGCTACGGAGCACCTCGCGGAGAGCCGCTGGCTTGTCAGGGGCCGTCCGAATCAACTCTGCGTAGGTCTGCTTGACGGTGTCGGCTAGTTCTCCTTCCGTGAAGAGTGCTTGGACCAAGGCTTCACTCATCTCAGACTTACCACGACCATGGGATCGGCCGATGAGTTCCCCAAATGCGCCTGCAACCTTCGTGTCCGCTTCGACGAGGGAGACGCGAAGGAGTCGACGTTCCTCTCGAACCTTTGCTGCGTACTGAAGGACTGCGGTAACAGCAGCGGCAGACACCACAGCGATGCCGCCGACCAGAGCCTTTACTAGATTCGGATCCACACCAGCATCAAAGCTGACGAGGTACCGCACCGGCCATGGCTATACCGAACTACGTACCGTCCACATGCACTTGGCAGGTTCTACAGACCCTCGGCTGTCGCTGACATCAGCGGCTGACACCAACACCGCCGGCCTCGGGCGAGCTTCGCCGTACACCAAAAGCAGGCTGGCGCATGACGGGGCAAGGGCTGTCGTTGCGCTGAGGGCTCATGGATTGACCTGATAAGGATGAGGCTCTAGGTAGCCCGAATGGGGCGCCGCTCGTTTTCAGGGTGGCGCCCCATTTGGTATGACTCAGCCGTTAAGGCATTGCCGGACCGGTTGTCAGGGGCTCGTGGTGATGCCAGATGAGGTATCGGTCTTCTCGGCGCAGCTCGGCGGCGCCCCACTCCATTCTCATCACGCCGGCGTTCATGGAGCAGGCGTAGGCGACGAGGACCAGGCCGACTTCCGGAGGGAGCTGACCGAGGTCCCGGTGGGCTTCGGGTTCTTCGAGTTCCTCAAGCCCGAGGTCCAGCTCTCCCTGCATAGGTTCCGGCCCGTGGCGTCGAATGAGGTCAGCACGTAGGCCCGTGGCTCGTCGGAGTCTCGCCGCGGTGACAGGTACGTCCGTCTTGGCGTAGCGGATCGGGTAGATCACGTGGTCCGCGACGATCATGACGGTTCGGGCCTGGAGGCGGACCGCGGTCGCGCCGGGGAGATGTTCGAGGCCGGCGGCGAGCTCCTCGTACTGCACGGCGTGGAGACCGTGTCCGTACGCCTCCAACGTTTGGGTGTGCACACCTTGGTGACCGTTCCGAGCCCGTTCGTGGGCCCGCGTCAGGCACGCCGGTATGGCGTCAGCCAGCACCCCCGCCACCTCGCCGAATGTCTCCTTGGCCCACGGAGTCACCACGTTCATCGCCTACCGCCCTTCCCCCGGCGTCTCGCCCGCCAAAGCAGCACCGTGCCCACCGTCCCGGCCCAGACCTCAGCGCGGTAGTGCACATAGGGGCGCATCTATGCACGGAGCCGGCGTACAGATGAGTCGTAGGTCCAAATTGGATGTGGAAATTTGACATCCGATTCGCACGCGCGCATGATTCTTACGATCGCATCTCGCTCGGAGGTGCGGCAGCTCTCGAAGGAGGCCCATGAGCGAGACGGCATCGGACACCGTGGAGTGGCAGCTCAAGCCCGGCGATCAGATCGAACGCAAGGCGCTGCACAGCAAGTTCGGGGGGCGGACGCAGGGAGGCATTGGGCCGTCGGCCAAGACGCCCAACGTCTTCGTCTTCACGGACCCCGTCGCCGGCGAGAAGCACGGCTACTACGACGACTGGATGCCGGACGGCCGCTTCCACTACAGCGGAGAAGGCCAGTACGGCGACCAGCGGATGATCTCCGGCAACGCCAGCATCCTGAACCACCAGGCCGAAGGACGTGCGCTCCGCGTCTTCCAGGGCGCCCGCGGAACGGTCACCTACCGCGGCGAGTTCACCGTCGACCAGGAGAACCCGTGGTACTCCGCGGATGCTCCCGAGACCAACGACGGCCCTCTCCGTAAGGTCATCGTCTTCCGGCTCAACCCGGTAGACACCGCACCCCAGGAGCCCGCCACCAAGCTCGGCCGGCTGCTCGTCTCGCACCCTAACCAGGTGGACGATCTCCCCTTGGAGAGGAACGAGAGCGAGACCACGTTCGTCAACCCGAACCAGGAGCCCTACGAGGCCGACCGCAAGGAAGCCCGCCTGGTCAAGGCGTTCGCCGACTACCTGACCAGCAACGGCCACCAGTCCGGCCGGCAGCGCATCCTGCCCCCCGGTGAAAGCCGTCCCCTCTTCACCGACCTCCACGCCAAGGGACTCGGACTCCTGATCGAGGCCAAGGGCAGCGTCACCCGCGAGAACGTCCGCATGGCCATCGGACAGCTCGCGGACTACAGCAGGTTCGTCGACCACACCATCCGCGCCGTCCTGCTCCCCTCCGAACCGCGGGAAGACCTCCTGGCCCTGGCCAAGACGCAGGGCTGCGCCGTCATCTGGCCTGAGGGCAAGGGTTTCACCAGCACCAACCCCAAGGCCCTTCCACAGTAGAGCGCTCACATCCCGAGCAACTCTTGGCGCACACGTCTCACCCATGGAGACCGTCACAGAAGGTAACTACTAAATTGCGAGCTGTCGGGTTGCTATCTGCGGTGCGACGCGTTAGCTTCTAACTACTCCTCCCCGCCGTCCGGGCCTAGCCCGCACTGGCGGGGATTATTCGTTCGTGGGGGGACCTTGAGCGATCGCGTCGTCGTCTTCTACGACTACCAAAACACCTACATGCAAGCCCGACGGCTCTACCACGAGCACTGGGAGGGGTGGAACAAGGGACAGTTCGACCCTGTTGCTCTCGCCCAGCACCTGGCCGCAGACAGCCCTTATGATCGCCACCTGCATCAGGTACGCATCTATCGTGGCCAGCCTGACGCAAGCAGACAGCCCGGCTCCTACGGGGCCTCGCGGCGGCAGCACGCCCAGTGGGAGCGCAACCCACTCGTCAAACTCGTCACTCGCCCTTTGCGCTACCCGTCCGCATGGCCTCAGGAACGAGCCCAGGAAAAGGGCATAGATGTCCAGCTGAGCATGGACTTTGCCGTCATGGCCACCCGGGGCGAATTTGACGTCGGGATCTTGGTGTCGGCCGACACCGATCTCAAGCCTGCGCTTGAGTATGTGGCCGAGCTCACGGCCTCCCGCGGTAGGCCACGAGCCGAGGTCGCAGCATGGTCAGTCGACGGCCAGCACTGCCGACGCCTCGCCATCAGGGGCAGAAACCTCTACTGCCACTGGGTGGGAGAGGACACCTACAAAACGGTTCGTGACGACACGGACTACACCACTAGTGGCTAAGCCTCCGATGGACCCCGGGCATGCGGCGGGGTGAGTGTCTAAGTGCGTGACAACCGCGACGCACGACCACGAACAACCGTGGACGTCAGCGGACCAACCGTGCAGGTGATGGCCGCAGCAGCCCGAGGACAGAGAGCGTTCCAAGTTGCTTCGGGACGAAGAGGTCGTGGGTTCAAATCCCGCCACCCCGACAGCTAAGCACCAGGTCAGAGGGCCGGTACTGATTTCAGTACCGGCCCTCTGGCTTCGTTTGTGTGCATGCGTGTTCGCGTGACTACTGTTCCGGCGACTACTACTCCGGGGCGCATGCGGGCCGTCCGCCGACGTGATCACCACGCGACGGATCTGTCACAGGTTCCTCCCCCGCGCATCGCCCCGGCTCGCAGTGCAGACCCCCCGCGATCACGTCGAATCAGGGGGCGGCCCGGTTGAGCCGTTCGGTTGGACTTGGGTTCCGGGAGGGGGCTCCAGCGGGCCTGCATCGACGTCGAATCGCCGTCGGGACAGGGGCGTTCAGGTACACAACATTTTCGTGAACTTGGCTGGGTCGACACGTAGTTGGGCGTTTATCTACGCGCGGAGCATGGGGCTTCGCGCGATCATCCGGGCATATCAGACGACTTCTTACGCGGGCATTACCGGTGGGTACCGGGAGCTGCTAGAAACTGCATCGCTCCTTCAACCCCCCACCCACCCCCCACACTTCGAAGGTCGGCAGCCATGTCCGTACGTAGGTTCTGGGCATCCCTATCCACTCTCGCACTCGCCGCCGTGGCCGCTCTCGGTGTCTCCGGGGTCGCCGTCGCGGCGGACTCCGGTGCGGCCGGCGGCTATGTCGCGCTCGGTGACTCCTATTCCTCCGGTGTCGGTGCCGGGGACTACCTTCCTGACAGTGGTGACTGCCGTCGCAGCGCCAACGCCTATCCACAGCTGTGGGCGGCGGCGAACTCCCCCACCTCGTTCGCCTTCGTCGCCTGCTCGGGTGCTACCACCGCTTCCGTCGCCAGTGGTCAGCTCGGGGCGCTGGACGCGTCCACCGCGCTGGTCAGCGTTACGGCCGGAGGCAACGATGTCGGGTTCGCCGATGTCATGCAGGACTGCGTGCTGGGGAGCGAGGCCACCTGCATCAGCAGCGTCAACGCCGCGGTCGCCGAGATGAACAACACCCTTCCCGCCAGCCTCGATTCGCTGTACAGCAGCATTCGCGCCGGGGCTCCCGCCGCCCAGGTCGTCGTCCTCGGGTATCCGCGCTTCTACCAGCTGTCGGGCAACTGCATCGCCGGGCTCACCGAGGCCGAGCGGGCCGCGATCAACGACGCTTCGGACGTGCTGAACGGGGTTCTCGCCAAGCGCGCCGCCGATGCCGGGTTCACCTTCTCCAGTGTCGTCGACGAGTTCACCGGGCATGAGCTGTGCTCCGGTGACTCCTGGCTCCACAGTGTGACCGTGCCCGTCTACAACTCGTACCACCCGACGGCCGCCGGACAGTCGGGCGGGTATCTGCCTGCCTTCCGGTCGGTCGTGTAGACAAGGCACTGCCCGCTTACGGGGAGGCGGTTCACCGGTGGTCCGGTGGGCCGTCTTCGTGTGCTGCGGAGCGCGGGCGGATCAGTACCTCTCCACCAAGTGCTCCCGGCCCGCCGGGGGTTCGTACCTCTCCGGCCAGAAGTCCGTCACTCCGGTGATCAGGCCCCGGTCGTCGAAGGTGAAGAAGTGGATGGCGTTCATCTCCTCCGGGCCGACCGCGAACTCGGTCCGCGCGGCGGCCTGCCGGCCCTCCGCGTCCGCGACGATCCGTTCGATCCGGACATGCCAGTCGCCCGGGTACTCCCGGTTGAACCGGACGTAGCGGTCCTTGCCATGGATGCGTTCCCTGGTCTGCGGAAGCTCGTACACCACCTCGTCCGCCAGGGTCGCCGCGAAGGCGTCCCAGTCCCGGGCGTCGGCCGTCGCCCAGTACGTCTCAACCGCTGTGCGCAGGCCTGTTGTGGTGATGATTCTGTTGGTGTCGTACGTCATGGGAGGAGTGTGGCCCGTGGCACTGACAATCGCCCCCCGAGAAACTGCTGAGCTGCTGTTACGGCTGGATCGGCTTGGGTTTTGTCGCCTTGATCGAGTACATCAGCGGGATGCGCGGGCGGTGCGCCGGGAAGCGGTAGTGGCCGTCCGCGTGGCGCTCCAGCGTGCCGAAACGCGGGAAGAGCGTGGCCTCGTGTTCGTGGAGGAACTCGATCCGCAGGCCGGTCGCCGCCAACGCCGTCACCACCTCGCTCACCGGGTGCTGCCACTCGACGCTGCGGTTGTGCATGGTCGGCGCGTCGAAGTCCGCGTACGTCCCGGGCGTCTCGTCCACCCAGGCGTCACGGCTGAAGTAGTCGTGGGTGACGACCGACCCCGTGCCGTCGTCCAGAGTGTCGGTGAGGGGGTGGAACTCCGCCACGTAGAGAAAACCCCCGGGCGCGACCAGCGAGGCCGCGGTCTCGGCCCAGCGCTCCATGTCGGGCAGCCAGTTCAGCGCGCCGGTGCCCGTGTAGACGATGTCGTACGAGGAGTCGGGGACGGCCGCTGCGGCGTCGTACACGTCGGCCGTCACGAACGCCGCGCGCTCCGGGCCCAGGCCCAGCGATTCCGCGAGGCCGCGGGCGGTCTCCACGGCGGGCTCGGAGAAGTCCAGGCCCACCACCTGCGTGGCGCCGTGCCGCGCCCAGGACAAGGTGTCCAGGCCGATGTGGCACTGGAGGTGCAGCAGGGTCTTTCCCGTCACCTCGCCGACCTCCGCGAGCTCGAACGGGCGCAGCACGTCCCTGCCCGCCCGGAACGCCTCCAGGTCGTAGAAGTCGCTCACCACGTGGATCGGCACGCGCTCGTCCCAGCGCGCGCGGTTGGCGTCCTGCCAGTCGTGCGGAGTCGGGGAGTACATATCCGGAAAGCTACCCAGGGGGCGAGAAGGGCGCGAGCCGTTATCCACAGGCGGGCAGTGTCAGGCCGATCATCACACCGGGGTTGTGGACAGGTTTCTCCGGTCGGAAGGGCGATCGGGTTGGATGGAGGGCATGAGCGAATCAGAGAACGTCTCGACCATGCCGGATTGGGAGCAGCGGTTCCGCGCGCCCAGGGTGTCCCTGCCCGACTGGGCCGAGGACGCACCTGACCGCTCCCTCTTCGTCTCCAACGCCACCGGGACCTACGAGCTGTACGCATGGGACCGGGCGAGCGGGCGGCAGCGCCAGGTGACCGACCGGCCCAACGGGACCACCGACGGCGTCCTGACGCCGGACGGTGAAGCCATCTGGTGGTTCAGCGACACCGACGGCGACGAGTTCGGCGTGTGGATGCGCCAGCCTTTCGGCGGCGGGGAGGACGAGCCCGCCGCCCCGGGCCTCGCGCCCTCGTATCCGGCGGGCCTCGCCATCGGGCGCGACGGGTCCGCGGTGATCGGCCGTTCCACCGATGAGGACGGGACGACCATCCATCTGGTGCCGCCTGCGGGCGGTGG
This DNA window, taken from Streptomyces griseus subsp. griseus, encodes the following:
- a CDS encoding SGNH/GDSL hydrolase family protein, coding for MSVRRFWASLSTLALAAVAALGVSGVAVAADSGAAGGYVALGDSYSSGVGAGDYLPDSGDCRRSANAYPQLWAAANSPTSFAFVACSGATTASVASGQLGALDASTALVSVTAGGNDVGFADVMQDCVLGSEATCISSVNAAVAEMNNTLPASLDSLYSSIRAGAPAAQVVVLGYPRFYQLSGNCIAGLTEAERAAINDASDVLNGVLAKRAADAGFTFSSVVDEFTGHELCSGDSWLHSVTVPVYNSYHPTAAGQSGGYLPAFRSVV
- a CDS encoding nuclear transport factor 2 family protein; the encoded protein is MTYDTNRIITTTGLRTAVETYWATADARDWDAFAATLADEVVYELPQTRERIHGKDRYVRFNREYPGDWHVRIERIVADAEGRQAAARTEFAVGPEEMNAIHFFTFDDRGLITGVTDFWPERYEPPAGREHLVERY
- a CDS encoding class I SAM-dependent methyltransferase encodes the protein MYSPTPHDWQDANRARWDERVPIHVVSDFYDLEAFRAGRDVLRPFELAEVGEVTGKTLLHLQCHIGLDTLSWARHGATQVVGLDFSEPAVETARGLAESLGLGPERAAFVTADVYDAAAAVPDSSYDIVYTGTGALNWLPDMERWAETAASLVAPGGFLYVAEFHPLTDTLDDGTGSVVTHDYFSRDAWVDETPGTYADFDAPTMHNRSVEWQHPVSEVVTALAATGLRIEFLHEHEATLFPRFGTLERHADGHYRFPAHRPRIPLMYSIKATKPKPIQP